A genomic segment from Candidatus Poribacteria bacterium encodes:
- a CDS encoding Hsp70 family protein, translated as MANYVGIDLGTTNSVISTYDGTNTRIRQSIRERNDVTPSAILIGRSGNITVGQRAYHQVGRLQDNCATEFKRKMGTSTLIELSGANRTLTAEECSAEVLKTLFGSLPEEIRNSPDTGTVVTVPAAFNQIKRNATSEAAEMAQIGNVKLMQEPVAAVMSYMRVRNTDGRFLVYDLGGGTFDAAIAESTGGRVSLLAHGGIEFCGGRDFDRLLRDNVVLPYLREKYNLPDDLSTDPTFRKILRPVELSCEAAKIRLSSEVEYDINVGDFDEEEPLLDLNGVEIYEDIPLHRDTFDRLIAEKLNDTINRVRETMEECGVNAQDLDCIVWVGGPTHYKPLRDKVSSELDIAGDLDAVNPMTTVAEGASIFAESIDWSSENRGRRSTRGQISDAELPFRFNYIARTSTDTAKIAVQVDGNVPTGNTFEVLSLDDASISGQYPLKHATTIDVSLPKPSDNTFKVTVYDAAGEPIKQEEIVITKTAAILDAIPASHTIVLEVLDRLGGQPKPYHLIEKGAPLPQEKRSVELIAGQTVIAGSSDSLKFILWEGDIKHPIKDNRFIGCLEVTGRDFDDGIISEGSDIICNYEILDSGEIILEVETREIAGIYKENFYSREEAERDYSADASQIANEATQVRNRVDEIANKIDDPRLEDARRKLELPSSLNSEESDTEKVQEASEAILDANNLINRVKKDNLKVIRQMDLDDTLTFFDTYIRQHARPSEATEYDNLVATAQRSIDNNDSDEVFESLLSQLRGRNFEILWRQPWFVIEQFKHLESTPYAFLDRRRFEELARSGRQLIECEGLDKDLRQGAIIDTPAIAELREVVRELMFLPHIGGTEDADSTIQMANIFLKNSP; from the coding sequence ATGGCAAACTATGTCGGTATTGACTTAGGTACCACAAATAGTGTTATCAGCACCTACGATGGAACTAACACCCGAATCAGACAAAGTATACGAGAACGGAACGATGTAACGCCGTCTGCTATCCTGATTGGGCGGAGTGGAAACATCACGGTCGGTCAGAGAGCTTATCACCAAGTCGGACGACTTCAAGATAACTGTGCAACGGAATTTAAACGTAAGATGGGAACCAGCACACTAATTGAACTATCCGGGGCGAATCGCACGCTTACCGCGGAGGAATGTTCGGCAGAAGTATTAAAGACGTTGTTCGGTTCCCTACCTGAAGAAATCAGAAATTCCCCAGATACGGGAACTGTCGTTACGGTACCTGCAGCATTCAACCAGATAAAGAGAAATGCAACGAGTGAGGCTGCGGAAATGGCGCAAATCGGTAACGTTAAACTTATGCAAGAACCGGTCGCTGCTGTAATGAGCTATATGCGTGTTCGCAACACTGATGGCAGATTTTTAGTCTATGACCTCGGGGGCGGCACATTTGACGCTGCCATCGCTGAAAGCACCGGAGGAAGGGTTTCCCTGCTTGCGCACGGAGGAATAGAGTTCTGCGGAGGGCGAGATTTCGATCGCCTGCTACGTGATAATGTTGTTCTCCCCTATCTACGCGAGAAATACAATTTACCTGATGACTTATCTACAGATCCAACTTTCCGCAAAATTTTACGACCTGTGGAGTTGAGTTGTGAAGCTGCAAAGATCAGATTATCTTCGGAAGTAGAATACGATATAAATGTTGGTGATTTTGATGAGGAAGAACCGCTACTGGATCTAAACGGAGTGGAAATCTATGAGGACATCCCTTTACATCGCGACACCTTTGATAGACTAATAGCAGAGAAGCTCAACGACACCATAAATCGTGTACGTGAAACGATGGAAGAATGCGGGGTTAACGCCCAGGATTTAGATTGTATCGTGTGGGTTGGCGGTCCGACACATTACAAGCCGTTGCGGGACAAAGTTTCCTCTGAACTCGACATTGCGGGCGACTTAGATGCCGTGAACCCTATGACGACTGTCGCTGAAGGGGCGAGCATATTTGCCGAGTCCATTGATTGGAGCTCAGAGAACCGCGGAAGGAGATCGACCCGTGGGCAAATTTCAGATGCGGAATTACCGTTCCGTTTTAATTACATCGCTCGAACATCGACAGATACAGCAAAAATTGCCGTTCAAGTTGATGGAAACGTTCCAACAGGGAATACATTCGAGGTTTTGAGCCTTGATGATGCCTCGATTTCTGGACAGTATCCACTCAAGCATGCGACGACTATTGACGTGTCCTTGCCAAAGCCTAGCGATAACACGTTTAAAGTTACAGTATACGATGCTGCAGGGGAACCTATAAAGCAGGAAGAAATTGTCATCACCAAAACGGCGGCAATTCTTGATGCGATTCCAGCTTCACATACAATTGTTTTAGAAGTTTTAGATCGCCTGGGTGGTCAACCGAAACCTTATCATCTCATTGAGAAGGGCGCACCACTTCCTCAAGAAAAACGGAGTGTAGAACTAATCGCTGGCCAAACAGTTATCGCCGGTTCATCCGATTCTCTCAAATTTATTCTGTGGGAGGGGGATATTAAGCACCCGATTAAGGACAATCGCTTCATCGGTTGTTTAGAAGTGACCGGACGTGATTTCGATGACGGTATAATTTCCGAGGGGTCAGATATAATATGCAATTATGAAATTTTGGATTCAGGCGAAATCATATTAGAGGTCGAGACCCGAGAGATCGCTGGCATATATAAAGAGAATTTTTACTCACGTGAAGAAGCGGAGCGGGATTACTCCGCAGATGCTTCTCAGATTGCTAACGAAGCTACTCAAGTCCGCAACCGCGTCGATGAAATCGCAAATAAAATTGACGACCCCAGACTCGAGGATGCCCGTAGGAAACTGGAACTCCCAAGTTCGTTAAATTCCGAGGAGTCGGATACCGAAAAGGTTCAGGAAGCCAGCGAAGCGATCTTAGATGCTAATAACTTGATCAATCGGGTGAAAAAAGATAATCTCAAGGTAATTCGTCAAATGGATCTTGATGATACACTTACCTTTTTTGATACGTATATTCGCCAGCACGCGCGCCCATCGGAAGCAACGGAATATGATAACCTCGTTGCTACAGCGCAACGTTCCATTGACAATAATGATTCTGACGAAGTATTTGAGTCGCTTCTCAGTCAACTGAGGGGGAGAAATTTTGAGATACTGTGGCGTCAACCCTGGTTTGTTATTGAGCAATTTAAGCATTTAGAAAGCACACCCTACGCTTTTCTGGATCGGCGACGTTTTGAGGAACTTGCGCGTAGCGGTAGGCAACTCATAGAATGTGAAGGACTTGATAAAGATCTCCGCCAAGGGGCTATTATAGATACCCCTGCCATTGCGGAACTCCGTGAAGTTGTCAGGGAACTTATGTTCCTTCCTCACATTGGTGGGACAGAAGATGCCGATAGCACTATTCAGATGGCAAATATTTTCTTGAAAAACAGCCCCTAA